The proteins below are encoded in one region of Leishmania mexicana MHOM/GT/2001/U1103 complete genome, chromosome 5:
- a CDS encoding double-strand-break repair protein rad21 homolog,putative yields the protein MFFSTYVLTKKGPLAKVWLAAHWDKRLTRHEVKVVDLSQTILHIVRPVVPIALRTSGELLVGVVRIYALKVKHLLKEATEATLFLRVTTLATKGSKAGVASQHRTTSIDGVVVPVKGSDVEAVTFDWNADVAAKHGAAADTAEALGEGRFNAIADLLGNSHRIEVSDTDKEDALLASAWYTVQPTSQAAGDELHTMQQDYDEIAKMRADLMAFGERASGSGSGSKSKSSLSSMEKGRGSVAVDVDGMAFPAVGDELDIGVPLPDELPPGFPALDGQVPTGMIPADPFLLPDMMMNMDEAAVAVQQSRPGRKMRPVNVCDLDSTTLSREAFEKCMADRSDILNSEPRRGPYDAQEEADRYTVRGSANTANAVAANPAMDAAPLSGVLNPALRLAYAAALRESAEKAVAMAAQAFRESTARRSEVPAGVGGILEADDAQVAAADLDGSAMLLPEEEVAQQRRKRGRDDGDGVDDSTMAAGVSASVQQTLERIRMELSVRAARDRKKPRTQSAASLVGASCALREVCRGLRRRDAARTFVDVLALASKQYVSAQQAPGSDEVQVTLNESALGLLAAA from the coding sequence ATGTTCTTCTCAACCTACGTGCTCACGAAGAAGGGCCCGCTCGCCAAGGTTTGGCTCGCCGCGCACTGGGACAAGCGACTCACCCGCCATGAAGTGAAGGTGGTCGACCTCAGTCAGACTATCCTCCACATTGTCCGCCCTGTCGTCCCGATCGCCCTGCGCACGTCCGGTGAACTGCTCGTCGGTGTCGTGCGCATCTACGCACTGAAGGTGAAGCACCTGCTGAAGGAGGCGACCGAGGCGACGCTCTTCTTGCGTGTGACGACTCTCGCGACGAAGGGCAGCAAGGCTGGTGTCGCCAGTCAGCACCGCACCACCTCGAtcgacggcgtcgtggtGCCCGTGAAGGGCAGCGATGTCGAGGCCGTGACGTTTGACTGGAACGCCGATGTCGCCGCGAagcacggcgcggcggcagacacTGCCGAGGCTCTTGGCGAGGGCCGTTTTAATGCCATCGCTGATCTGCTGGGAAACAGCCACCGCATCGAAGTCTCCGACACAGACAAGGAGGATGCCCTCCTGGCGTCGGCGTGGTACACAGTGCAGCCAACGTCGCAGGCGGCAGGCGACGAGCTTCACACCATGCAGCAGGACTACGACGAGATCGCTAAGATGCGGGCAGACTTGATGGCCTTCGGCGAGCGCGCCAGTGggagcggcagtggcagtaAGAGCAAATCGAGTCTGTCGAGTATGGAGAAGGGTCGTGGCAGCGTTGCCGTTGATGTGGACGGCATGGCGTTCCCCGCTGTCGGCGATGAGCTGGATATTGGCGTCCCGCTCCCTGACGAGCTACCGCCGGGCTTCCCTGCTCTGGACGGGCAGGTGCCGACGGGCATGATACCAGCCGATCCGTTCCTGCTGCCGGATATGATGATGAACATggatgaggcggcggtggcggtgcagcagtcACGTCCAGGCCGAAAGATGCGGCCGGTGAACGTGTGCGACCTCGACTCCACGACGCTATCGCGCGAGGCCTTCGAGAAGTGCATGGCAGACCGTAGCGACATTCTTAACAGCGAGCCGCGCCGTGGCCCCTAcgacgcgcaggaggaggctgaCCGCTACACCGTGAGGGGGTCCGCGAACACGGCGAACGCGGTTGCTGCCAACCCCGCGATGGACGCGGCGCCTCTCTCGGGGGTTCTGAACCCGGCGCTTCGCCTCGCATACGCGGCAGCCCTGCGGGAGAGCGCCGAGAAAGCTgtcgcgatggcggcgcaggcgttTCGGGAGTCGACGGCGCGGCGAAGCGAAGTCCCTGCTGGCGTCGGGGGCATCCTCGAGGCGGACGATGCGCAGGTTGCCGCGGCGGATctggacggcagcgccatgctgctgccggaggaggaggtggcgcagcagcgtcgcaagcgcggccgcgacgacggtgacggaGTCGATGACTCAACGATGGCTGCAGGTGTGTCGGCCAGTGTTCAGCAGACGCTGGAGCGCATTCGAATGGAGCTCTcggtgcgcgctgcgcgtgaCCGCAAGAAGCCCCGCACGCAGTCGGCTGCCTCTCTCGTTGGTGCAAGCTGCGCGTTGCGGGAGGTGTGCCGTGgtctgcgccgtcgcgaTGCCGCACGCACGTTTGTGGACGTCCTCGCACTGGCATCGAAACAGTACGTTAGCGCACAGCAGGCGCCGGGGTCTGATGAGGTGCAGGTGACCCTGAACGAGTCGGCCCTGGGTCTATTGGCTGCGGCGTGA
- a CDS encoding vacuolar ATPase subunit-like protein has protein sequence MGRTMMDYNVHEGHLEAVVHGYRDALLRVDEYNNLCQCDNLGDMKSQLQITDYGNFLQQEGTLTSRIIVDRAQEVLLKQFKELRSWAEPPLCQFLDFISCEYMLSNVLKLIVAKRSGRANLELLTKCHPLGVFPEMPTLIAASDVQEMFEVVLIDSPVGRFFSAEGGFERDLDELSVEYIRGLLMKNYYEQFYDFCYNLGGETREVMCPLLDAEADRMVLTFTLNTLGMREITPVDRRKVFPSIGSLVDIHDDIAESENEEQLRDRLRRFATYFELLDESSRAVDSGSKKSLERRFVEMSVVMYNDAMTRQFQYGVFYAYVKLKELEINNLQWIADCVVQQMRNRLHEYVSTVPYAQ, from the coding sequence ATGGGACGCACTATGATGGACTACAACGTGCACGAGGGCCACCTCGAGGCTGTGGTGCACGGCTACCGCGACGCCCTTCTCCGCGTCGACGAGTACAACAACCTCTGCCAGTGCGACAACCTCGGTGACATGAAGAGCCAGCTGCAGATCACCGACTATGGCAACTTTCTTCAGCAGGAGGGGACGCTGACCTCGCGCATCATCGTCGATCGTGCGCAGGAGGTGCTCCTAAAGCAGTTCAAAGAGCTGCGTTCCTGGGCGGAGCCGCCGCTGTGTCAGTTTCTCGACTTTATCAGCTGCGAGTACATGCTGTCGAACGTGCTGAAGCTGATCGtggcgaagcgcagcggccgcgccaACCTCGAGCTGCTAACCAAGTGCCACCCCCTCGGCGTCTTCCCGGAGATGCCAACGCTGATCGCCGCCTCGGACGTGCAGGAGATGTTCGAGGTGGTGCTCATCGACAGTCCGGTGGGCCGCTTTTTCAGCGCCGAGGGCGGCTTCGAGCGCGACTTGGATGAGCTCTCGGTGGAGTACATCCGCGGCCTTCTCATGAAGAACTACTACGAGCAGTTCTACGACTTCTGCTACAACCTCGGCGGCGAGACGCGCGAGGTGATGTGCCCGCTGCTGGACGCCGAGGCGGACCGCATGGTCCTCACCTTTACTCTGAACACGCTTGGCATGCGAGAGATCACGCCGGTGGACCGCCGCAAGGTCTTCCCGAGCATCGGCTCCCTCGTCGACATCCACGATGACATTGCGGAGAGCGAGaacgaggagcagctgcgcgaccgcCTACGTCGCTTCGCGACTTACTTTGAGCTGCTCGACGAGAGCAGCCGGGCAGTGGACTCGGGGTCCAAGAAGTCGCTGGAGCGGCGTTTCGTCGAGATGTCGGTGGTCATGTACAACGATGCCATGACGCGGCAGTTTCAGTACGGCGTCTTTTACGCCTACGtgaagctgaaggagctggagatCAACAACCTTCAGTGGATCGCCGACTGCGTCgtgcagcagatgcgcaACCGCCTGCACGAGTACGTGAGCACGGTGCCGTACGCTCAGTAA